One window from the genome of Natrialba magadii ATCC 43099 encodes:
- the mre11 gene encoding DNA double-strand break repair protein Mre11, with protein MTRVIHTGDTHLGYQQYNSPARRRDFLEAFRNVAEDAVSADVDAVIHAGDLFHDRRPGLVDLQGTIDVLRTLADANIPFLAVVGNHEGKRDAQWLDLFADIGLATRLGPDPEVVGDVAFYGQDFVPRSRREGLEYEFEPVPDAASHAALVSHGLFEPFAHADWDTERMLEEATVEFDAVLLGDNHKPDTAEVCDTWVTYCGSTERASASEREARGYNLVEFESAADDSEATSEDASDNAVAITRRSLTDTRDFVFVDVELEEGEGIDRVQERVRQHDVEDAVAIVTVEGDGRPITPAAVEELALDRGALVARMNDRRDIPDEAEEVSVSFADPDAAVRERIRDLGLSDAARSIDETVRNDDLPDSNVRESVERRVRDLLEDDRSAFEPAPERAPEDEDVTTVADQLSAAAADSGTGGTEDTKTSAAATADDEHPIDSEGDTDERNTAERETAEHDTAGEAESDTEPDRDADHASLGDFA; from the coding sequence ATGACACGGGTGATACACACGGGCGACACCCACCTCGGGTACCAGCAGTACAACTCGCCCGCCCGACGACGAGACTTCCTCGAGGCGTTTCGCAACGTCGCCGAGGACGCGGTTTCAGCGGACGTCGACGCCGTCATCCACGCCGGCGACCTCTTTCACGATCGTCGGCCTGGACTGGTCGACCTCCAGGGAACGATCGACGTCCTCCGAACGCTCGCGGACGCTAACATCCCCTTCCTCGCCGTTGTCGGCAACCACGAGGGCAAACGCGACGCCCAGTGGCTCGACCTCTTCGCCGACATCGGCCTCGCAACGCGCCTCGGTCCCGACCCCGAAGTCGTCGGCGATGTCGCCTTCTACGGCCAGGACTTCGTCCCCCGCTCGCGACGCGAGGGACTCGAGTACGAGTTCGAACCAGTTCCCGACGCCGCGAGTCACGCGGCGCTGGTGAGCCATGGCCTGTTCGAGCCCTTCGCCCACGCCGACTGGGATACGGAGCGAATGCTCGAGGAGGCCACAGTCGAGTTTGACGCCGTCCTCCTTGGAGACAATCACAAGCCAGACACCGCCGAGGTGTGCGACACCTGGGTGACCTACTGCGGGTCGACCGAGCGTGCGAGCGCGAGCGAACGCGAAGCGCGAGGGTACAATCTGGTCGAGTTCGAGTCCGCGGCTGACGATAGTGAGGCCACGAGCGAGGACGCCAGCGATAATGCGGTCGCCATCACCCGCCGCTCACTCACCGACACCCGCGACTTCGTTTTCGTCGACGTCGAACTCGAGGAAGGGGAGGGAATCGACCGCGTCCAGGAGCGTGTCCGCCAGCACGACGTCGAAGACGCCGTCGCCATCGTCACCGTCGAGGGCGATGGCCGGCCGATCACTCCCGCCGCTGTCGAGGAACTCGCACTCGACCGCGGCGCACTCGTCGCCCGGATGAACGACCGACGCGACATCCCCGACGAGGCCGAGGAGGTCTCGGTGAGCTTCGCCGACCCGGACGCGGCCGTTCGCGAGCGAATCCGTGACCTCGGGCTCAGCGACGCTGCGCGCAGTATCGACGAGACGGTCCGCAACGACGACCTGCCCGATTCGAACGTCCGGGAGTCAGTTGAGCGCCGTGTTCGCGACCTACTCGAGGACGACCGGTCTGCGTTCGAGCCAGCACCGGAGCGCGCGCCGGAGGACGAAGATGTGACGACGGTTGCGGATCAGCTCTCGGCGGCCGCCGCTGACTCGGGTACCGGAGGCACCGAAGACACCAAAACGTCAGCTGCTGCCACAGCAGACGATGAACACCCGATAGATTCCGAGGGTGACACAGACGAGCGTAACACAGCCGAACGTGAGACAGCCGAACATGACACAGCGGGCGAGGCAGAATCCGACACGGAGCCGGACCGAGACGCCGACCACGCCTCACTGGGTGATTTCGCATGA
- a CDS encoding MarR family transcriptional regulator, with the protein MSASETFRQESEQERGSWDDVRELPPSAKLVAKVLEYNDTMTQQEIADETLLPARTVRYALNRLDEENVVDSRFSFSDARKRLYSLDIDA; encoded by the coding sequence ATGAGCGCGTCAGAAACGTTTCGACAGGAGTCCGAACAGGAACGAGGAAGTTGGGATGACGTCCGAGAACTCCCACCAAGTGCGAAGCTAGTCGCGAAGGTACTCGAGTACAACGATACGATGACGCAGCAAGAGATTGCAGACGAGACACTGCTGCCGGCGCGGACGGTTCGGTACGCACTGAACCGCCTCGACGAGGAGAACGTCGTCGACTCGCGGTTTTCGTTCTCGGACGCGCGAAAGCGTCTCTACAGTCTCGATATCGACGCCTGA
- the pan1 gene encoding proteasome-activating nucleotidase Pan1, translating into MTDTVDDVDLPYDEDEASQQEKIQALEDKLEILESQNEEMRDKLLDANAENNKYQQKLERLTHENKKLKQSPLFVATVQEMTDEGVIIKQHGNNQEALTEVTDEMREEIEPDARVAVNNSLSIVKTLSSETDVRARVMEVTESPEVSYEDIGGLEEQMQEVRETVEMPLEKPEMFDDVGIDPPSGVLLYGPPGTGKTMLAKAVANQTNATFIKMAGSELVHKFIGEGAKLVRDLFKVAREHEPAVIFIDEIDAIAAKRTESKTSGDAEVQRTMMQLLSEMDGFEDRGEIRIIAATNRFDMLDRAILRPGRFDRLIEVPKPNQEGREIIFEIHTRGMNVADDVDFAELATEAEEASGADVKAICTEAGMFAIRDERTEIQMEDFLGAWEKVQAESDETQEVSKTFA; encoded by the coding sequence ATGACTGACACTGTGGACGACGTCGACCTCCCATATGACGAGGACGAGGCGTCCCAACAGGAGAAAATCCAGGCACTCGAGGACAAGCTGGAGATCCTCGAGTCGCAAAACGAGGAGATGCGAGACAAGCTCCTCGATGCGAACGCCGAGAACAACAAGTACCAGCAGAAGCTTGAGCGGCTCACGCACGAGAACAAGAAGCTAAAGCAGTCCCCGCTGTTCGTCGCCACCGTCCAAGAGATGACCGACGAGGGCGTCATCATCAAACAGCACGGGAACAACCAGGAAGCGCTGACCGAAGTCACCGACGAGATGCGCGAGGAGATCGAACCCGACGCCCGGGTTGCCGTCAACAACTCCCTCTCTATCGTCAAGACGCTCTCTAGCGAGACGGACGTCCGGGCCCGTGTGATGGAAGTCACCGAGAGTCCCGAGGTCAGCTACGAGGATATCGGCGGTCTGGAAGAGCAGATGCAGGAAGTTCGCGAGACCGTCGAGATGCCACTCGAGAAGCCGGAGATGTTCGACGATGTCGGCATCGACCCGCCGAGTGGGGTCCTGCTGTACGGTCCGCCGGGCACGGGGAAGACGATGCTCGCGAAGGCTGTCGCCAACCAGACCAACGCGACTTTCATCAAGATGGCCGGCTCCGAGCTGGTCCACAAGTTCATCGGTGAGGGTGCGAAGCTGGTCCGTGACCTGTTCAAGGTCGCCCGCGAACACGAGCCAGCCGTCATCTTCATCGACGAAATCGACGCCATCGCGGCCAAGCGGACGGAGTCGAAGACCTCCGGCGACGCCGAGGTCCAGCGGACGATGATGCAACTCCTGAGCGAAATGGACGGCTTCGAAGACCGCGGCGAGATCCGGATCATCGCCGCCACCAACCGCTTCGACATGTTAGACCGTGCGATTCTTCGCCCCGGTCGCTTCGACCGTCTCATCGAGGTCCCCAAGCCGAACCAGGAGGGTCGCGAGATCATCTTCGAGATCCACACCCGCGGCATGAACGTCGCCGACGATGTCGACTTCGCCGAACTGGCTACCGAAGCCGAGGAGGCCTCCGGTGCCGACGTGAAGGCGATCTGTACCGAAGCCGGGATGTTCGCCATCCGCGACGAGCGCACCGAGATCCAGATGGAAGACTTCCTGGGCGCGTGGGAGAAGGTTCAGGCCGAATCCGACGAGACCCAAGAGGTCTCGAAGACGTTCGCCTGA
- a CDS encoding GMP synthase subunit A, whose amino-acid sequence MTKIVVVDNHGQFTHLEHRALRDLGVEAELIDNDTPPEDIDADGVVLSGGPDMDRIGQSPAYLEADVPVLGICLGMQLIAEELGGRVDSGDYGGYADVTVELTDEDDPLTGSLHPETRVWASHADEVVELPDGFERTATSDVCGIEAMSDTDRDLYGVQWHPEVAHTEEGDVIFENFRDICEAN is encoded by the coding sequence ATGACGAAGATCGTCGTGGTGGACAACCACGGGCAGTTTACACACCTAGAACACCGGGCGCTTCGCGACCTCGGCGTGGAGGCCGAGTTGATCGACAACGACACGCCGCCTGAAGATATCGACGCAGACGGCGTCGTCCTCTCGGGTGGCCCGGACATGGACCGGATCGGGCAGTCCCCGGCGTACCTCGAGGCCGACGTTCCCGTCCTCGGAATCTGTCTCGGCATGCAACTCATCGCCGAGGAACTCGGCGGCCGCGTCGACAGCGGCGACTACGGCGGCTACGCGGACGTAACGGTCGAACTGACCGACGAAGACGACCCCCTCACCGGCAGTCTCCACCCCGAAACGCGCGTCTGGGCGAGCCACGCTGACGAAGTCGTCGAACTCCCCGACGGATTCGAGCGAACCGCGACAAGTGACGTCTGCGGCATCGAAGCCATGAGCGACACCGACCGCGACCTCTACGGCGTCCAGTGGCACCCCGAAGTCGCCCACACCGAGGAAGGCGACGTGATCTTCGAGAACTTCCGCGACATCTGCGAGGCGAACTGA